Proteins from a genomic interval of Sphingomonas sp. Y38-1Y:
- a CDS encoding flagellar basal body P-ring protein FlgI encodes MLRRLIPARPVPIWTLIALALVSAFGAPAHAQRIKDLGAFQGIRANQLTGYGIVVGLPGTGDDNLEYTVQSMKGVTARFGFQLPPGINPALKNAAVVMITAELPAFSKPGQRIDITVASMGKAKSLRGGALILTPLLGADGQIYAMAQGNLAVSGLGAEGADGSKIVVNIPSSGRIPDGATVERAVDTGFDTAPGLTFNLARADFTTAQRVAAAINGRFGVMTARAVDAVSVSVAAPPGADLRTQMMAQIENIPVEAAEAAARVIVNARTGTVVINSAVRVAPAAVTHGKLTVRIDEAQQVVQPAPFSQGQTATEQRSNVGVQEEVKPMFLLEPGPKLADVVKAVNAIGASPADLVAILEALKEAGALKAELVVL; translated from the coding sequence ATGCTTCGCCGCCTGATCCCCGCGCGTCCGGTTCCCATTTGGACGCTGATCGCGCTCGCGCTCGTCTCAGCATTCGGCGCGCCGGCGCATGCGCAGCGGATCAAGGACCTGGGCGCGTTCCAGGGTATCCGCGCCAACCAGCTGACGGGTTACGGCATCGTCGTCGGCCTGCCGGGGACGGGTGACGACAATCTGGAATATACTGTCCAGTCGATGAAGGGCGTGACCGCACGCTTCGGCTTTCAGCTGCCGCCGGGGATCAATCCGGCGCTGAAGAACGCCGCGGTGGTGATGATTACCGCCGAGCTGCCCGCCTTTTCGAAGCCCGGCCAGCGGATCGACATCACGGTCGCGTCGATGGGCAAGGCCAAGTCGCTTCGCGGCGGCGCGCTGATCCTGACGCCGCTCTTGGGTGCCGATGGCCAGATCTATGCGATGGCGCAGGGCAATCTGGCCGTCAGCGGCCTGGGTGCCGAGGGCGCCGATGGGTCGAAGATCGTCGTCAACATCCCCTCGTCCGGCCGCATTCCCGATGGGGCGACGGTCGAGCGGGCGGTCGACACCGGCTTCGACACCGCGCCCGGCCTCACCTTCAATCTCGCGCGCGCCGACTTCACCACGGCACAGCGCGTCGCCGCGGCGATCAACGGCCGCTTCGGCGTGATGACCGCGCGCGCGGTCGATGCCGTGTCGGTCAGCGTCGCCGCTCCGCCGGGCGCAGACCTGCGCACGCAGATGATGGCGCAGATCGAGAACATTCCCGTCGAGGCAGCGGAGGCGGCGGCACGCGTCATCGTCAATGCGCGCACCGGCACCGTCGTCATCAACTCGGCCGTCCGCGTCGCGCCCGCCGCGGTAACGCATGGTAAACTAACCGTGCGTATCGATGAGGCTCAGCAGGTGGTCCAGCCCGCGCCCTTCAGCCAGGGCCAGACCGCCACCGAACAGCGCAGCAACGTGGGCGTGCAGGAAGAAGTGAAGCCGATGTTCCTCCTCGAGCCCGGGCCCAAGCTGGCCGACGTGGTCAAGGCCGTGAACGCGATCG